The following are encoded together in the Thalassomonas haliotis genome:
- a CDS encoding TonB-dependent receptor plug domain-containing protein: MPTLSAKTYLLVAGICLSLVTTAFTADAEESNRYLAGISLENLLNITITSASGTEETVANAPASLLIITAEDIYKRGYGNFNDIFADLPGFDAYAGNGDRPNKAFQRGYRQPYASRTLILLNGRVQNEIWGHYLNIERQIPMSRISRIEVLYGPVGVIYGPNAFLGVVNIITKTGADHMENTVEGSIQTSYGSYHTRDIEWGFTAKQDDFIFDIAGKLFDSDGPELNDFSSRYDFYNGADLANSNIWGPLLTGNNGGPFTVRGAPYGQYNDPDNQNGLFASLSYKSLRIFYNKTQVDMSYGMEYLSRYVQPHGPWYYHSDQWGVEVDHSFASGLRIKGLYTERDSVSAGTYSEAAENSYTSLSLWHSPSSSELFQLDGEYPLNDTWLFTGGIKYEKKSLPRGFEVCGYFNAFSPFCGTQEQMPGELGLGAGIFSPDSDNFVLPPAVSRRHPDELLADTTDEGIYGQAIYDKNNWRISAGIRYDDNNIYASTTNPRMSVIYRFNEQNTLKLLYGEAFQEPQPNLVFVAFSARAASEDVGPETLKNVEAIYIRQGEYWSHEFSAYLTRFEGVIQEEPIPGNLSNKREVIAAEYRGRFFYDNFIEGADAISGYVYYTYTDAQSDIFYSYDKDSDGNVLGWQNGAADTGDIAPHKFKAGIDLPLTARLSWNLRLIYHGETRLYGRNPLRTLDQKLDAYTLVNTNINWQLDPFTLSLKINNLFNESYYAPGDQGANGGNLETQAMGIAVGFYSSLLPQLERNYALSLKIEF; encoded by the coding sequence ATGCCAACACTTTCCGCCAAAACCTATCTCCTGGTAGCGGGCATTTGTCTTAGCCTTGTTACCACAGCTTTTACAGCCGATGCAGAAGAAAGCAACCGCTATCTTGCCGGTATCTCCCTTGAAAATTTACTCAATATCACCATTACCTCGGCTTCCGGCACCGAAGAAACGGTAGCCAATGCCCCCGCCTCCCTGTTGATCATCACCGCCGAAGATATCTACAAGCGGGGTTATGGTAACTTTAATGACATCTTCGCTGATTTGCCGGGCTTTGATGCCTATGCAGGCAACGGCGATCGTCCCAACAAGGCTTTCCAGCGGGGCTACCGCCAGCCCTATGCCTCCCGTACCCTGATTTTACTCAACGGCCGGGTACAAAACGAAATTTGGGGCCACTACCTGAATATCGAACGGCAAATTCCCATGAGCCGTATTAGCCGTATCGAAGTATTGTACGGCCCTGTGGGGGTGATTTACGGCCCCAATGCCTTTCTCGGTGTGGTGAATATCATCACCAAAACCGGGGCGGATCATATGGAAAACACCGTCGAGGGCAGTATACAAACCAGCTACGGCAGCTATCACACCCGGGATATCGAATGGGGCTTTACGGCAAAACAGGATGATTTTATTTTTGATATTGCCGGGAAGCTTTTCGACAGCGACGGTCCGGAGCTAAATGATTTTAGCAGCCGATACGACTTCTACAATGGTGCCGACCTGGCCAATAGCAATATCTGGGGGCCTCTGCTGACCGGCAATAACGGCGGGCCTTTTACCGTACGCGGCGCCCCTTACGGCCAATATAACGATCCGGATAACCAAAACGGCTTATTTGCCAGCCTCAGTTATAAAAGTCTGCGCATCTTCTACAATAAAACCCAAGTCGATATGAGCTATGGCATGGAATACCTGTCACGTTATGTCCAGCCCCATGGCCCCTGGTATTACCATAGCGACCAATGGGGGGTTGAAGTCGACCACAGCTTTGCTTCTGGCTTGCGTATCAAGGGGCTTTATACCGAAAGAGACTCCGTTTCTGCGGGCACTTACAGTGAAGCGGCAGAAAACAGTTATACCTCATTATCCTTATGGCATTCCCCTTCAAGCTCAGAGCTGTTTCAACTTGATGGCGAATACCCGCTTAACGACACCTGGCTATTTACCGGCGGCATTAAATATGAAAAAAAATCCCTGCCCCGGGGGTTCGAAGTCTGCGGTTATTTTAACGCCTTCTCGCCCTTTTGCGGCACCCAGGAACAAATGCCGGGCGAATTGGGGCTAGGCGCCGGTATCTTTTCCCCCGATAGCGACAACTTTGTGCTGCCGCCGGCTGTAAGCCGCCGCCACCCCGACGAACTGCTGGCGGATACCACAGATGAAGGGATTTATGGCCAGGCCATTTACGACAAGAATAACTGGCGTATCAGCGCCGGGATACGTTACGACGACAACAACATCTACGCCAGCACCACCAATCCCAGAATGTCGGTGATCTACCGTTTTAACGAGCAAAATACCTTAAAGCTCCTATACGGCGAAGCCTTCCAGGAGCCGCAACCCAACCTAGTGTTTGTCGCCTTTTCCGCCCGGGCAGCCAGCGAAGATGTCGGCCCGGAAACATTAAAAAACGTTGAAGCCATCTATATCCGCCAGGGAGAATACTGGAGCCATGAATTTTCCGCCTATCTCACCCGGTTTGAAGGGGTGATCCAGGAAGAGCCAATTCCCGGCAACTTAAGCAATAAAAGAGAGGTTATCGCAGCAGAATACCGCGGACGCTTTTTCTATGACAATTTTATTGAAGGGGCAGACGCCATCAGCGGCTATGTCTATTACACCTATACGGACGCACAAAGTGATATTTTTTACTCTTACGATAAAGACAGTGACGGCAATGTGCTGGGTTGGCAAAACGGCGCAGCCGATACCGGCGATATCGCCCCCCATAAATTTAAGGCAGGGATAGACTTACCTTTAACAGCGCGCTTATCCTGGAACCTGCGCCTGATCTATCACGGCGAAACCAGGCTTTATGGCCGTAACCCCCTGCGAACCCTAGATCAGAAGCTGGACGCCTACACCCTGGTCAATACCAACATCAACTGGCAACTTGACCCCTTCACCCTTAGCTTAAAAATCAACAACCTCTTTAACGAAAGCTATTATGCCCCCGGAGACCAGGGCGCCAACGGCGGAAACCTGGAAACCCAGGCAATGGGGATAGCAGTAGGTTTTTACAGCTCGCTCCTGCCCCAGCTGGAGCGAAATTATGCTTTATCACTAAAAATCGAATTTTAA
- a CDS encoding leucine-rich repeat domain-containing protein: MALTFNQSPEWIALVNLLLQGLEDNSNRPVLWVGAGLSAAAGYPPTDTLIKQLSDKSLKPLLPFAPTDENYALDSPQRSFTHWIAHFIQANNYNQLNKILSKVFLEQQKAPTAMHQQLVQLPWQVIITTNYDELLESAFKQTAHPFTPITLEQNLALAHAGRISLFKIHGSIYDIEKWIFDEDSYLDYAQKYPLLDSKLKTLLLSQPIVFIGCSMTDPRIINWYLWCKKQNKLAQLPYAIAIIKKENWQQLPGDITKLYQQAGVNPLFFKEFDELPLLIEALGAGMQAPEAAPKTQQQDAGEHQIRQARLIEDILYDELTPSIIQAIANVWLQVPEGSNYLEHLKNNHGARVKNIANATFATLQSDFAELSLRLTGKQTPFASQKMVLSALASQLRVCNPTFDTVNKVDFKPQQLNGALKFQHTPNELAKADKDQQGLFDKLLPLLCELIVDCSEALPAWNKDNLLAQLQEPRELFEKLNEELRRWQEIKEVNRDEKTEIEELYRRAVARRFDELRIFGINFGGRSRKYQLRVAYISLNTETEYNDELDSEILSTEQALTGFERLVIIGDAGQGKTTLLQWLTVQCGRQDFSGDKAPWNQKVPVIIKLRQVLHRKQLPGKSDFYALMVEDCQVEQSHQNWLDAVLDDKRAIIMIDGFDEVPENRRLEVMNWIKTLCREYAGNQFMLTSRPSAYQDNTLKALNFQAVKLQSMDQGAQQSFIEHWHQAVALEYDKTKPDAYAGEGENLLQQLKLQRPLRTLAQNPLLCGVLCMLHHDRSGYLPKNRTDLYQATSRMFLDSRDREKKIIEDERFVLLDHQDKVILLAYVAHWMTQKKLISLTPDNLLARLAEKLNNLPKLNKQLSAEDLKSFFLERSGLLQAVGAGEIQFAHRSFQEFFTAEYLMVKRDWATLRKNASKDYWHGTIQLAIGLCQSREDNEKYLSKLLEKAEKFDSQHNENQAISLYLLVLSCKEGLREISPEFADKLDGIIPKIIPPPSAKVRDALSNAGELAIPHLKRPQQRSIQKDHYCAYALIQIATAEAYVLLLDYFKDNRESYREKITRDIEKMDGDIAKEAQLAKLMIKQGLDKFPQPLCRKMAFLCQSPPLLAAYAEEEDPNLSDWELSQGLAPLVIFKNLYTLDLGHAYIEDFSPLAKLTALEELNASYSETEDLAPLSHLRELHTLELEGANIQDLLPLANLTELQILNLHYTEVKDLTPLAKLSNLRELYLEETEVEKLTGLKKLTALQILELSYNEIDDLSPLAKLNRLERLQLAATNVRDLTPLEKLSRLRFLDLDETLVEDLTPLAKLSQLQTLYLSNTAIKDLTPLKNLKSLKELYVRDCNLSDINELKKTLPGCRIYT, encoded by the coding sequence ATGGCGTTAACTTTCAACCAGTCACCGGAATGGATCGCCCTGGTGAATTTATTGCTCCAGGGACTCGAAGACAACAGCAACCGGCCTGTGCTCTGGGTCGGCGCCGGGCTGTCGGCAGCAGCCGGTTACCCGCCAACAGATACGCTGATAAAACAGCTCAGCGACAAAAGCCTTAAACCCTTATTGCCCTTCGCGCCGACGGACGAAAACTATGCCCTTGATAGCCCGCAGCGCTCTTTTACACATTGGATAGCGCATTTCATTCAAGCAAATAACTACAACCAGCTGAATAAAATCTTAAGCAAAGTCTTTTTAGAGCAGCAAAAAGCCCCCACCGCTATGCACCAGCAGCTGGTGCAATTGCCCTGGCAGGTGATTATTACCACCAATTATGACGAGCTGCTGGAGTCGGCCTTTAAGCAAACCGCCCACCCCTTCACCCCCATCACCCTGGAACAAAATTTAGCCTTAGCGCATGCCGGGCGTATTTCCCTGTTTAAGATCCACGGCAGTATCTATGATATTGAGAAATGGATTTTTGATGAAGACAGCTATCTGGATTACGCACAAAAGTATCCGCTGCTTGACAGTAAGCTCAAAACCTTACTGCTCAGCCAGCCGATAGTCTTTATCGGCTGCTCGATGACAGATCCCAGGATCATTAACTGGTATCTGTGGTGTAAAAAACAAAACAAACTGGCCCAGCTGCCCTATGCCATTGCCATCATCAAAAAAGAAAACTGGCAACAGCTACCCGGCGATATTACTAAGCTTTATCAGCAAGCCGGGGTCAATCCGTTATTTTTTAAAGAATTTGATGAATTACCTTTATTGATTGAGGCACTTGGTGCGGGCATGCAGGCTCCCGAAGCCGCTCCGAAAACACAACAACAAGACGCCGGGGAACATCAGATCCGGCAGGCCAGGCTCATTGAAGATATTCTCTATGACGAGCTCACCCCAAGTATCATCCAGGCCATTGCCAATGTCTGGCTGCAGGTGCCCGAAGGCAGCAATTATCTGGAGCACCTTAAAAATAACCATGGCGCCCGGGTCAAAAATATCGCCAATGCCACTTTTGCCACACTGCAAAGTGATTTTGCCGAGTTAAGCCTGAGATTAACCGGCAAGCAAACCCCGTTTGCCAGCCAAAAAATGGTTTTGTCGGCGCTGGCCTCCCAGCTGCGGGTCTGTAACCCGACTTTTGATACTGTAAACAAAGTAGATTTTAAACCCCAGCAACTCAACGGCGCATTAAAATTCCAGCATACCCCCAATGAACTGGCTAAAGCAGATAAAGATCAGCAGGGGCTTTTTGACAAATTACTGCCGTTATTATGTGAGCTGATCGTCGACTGCAGCGAAGCCCTGCCGGCCTGGAATAAAGACAACCTGCTGGCACAACTGCAAGAGCCCCGCGAGTTGTTTGAAAAACTCAACGAAGAATTAAGGCGCTGGCAGGAGATCAAAGAAGTCAACCGGGATGAAAAAACAGAAATAGAAGAACTATACCGGCGCGCCGTTGCCCGCCGTTTCGACGAATTAAGAATTTTCGGCATCAACTTCGGCGGCCGCTCGCGTAAATATCAGTTGCGCGTCGCCTATATCTCGTTAAACACAGAAACCGAATATAACGACGAACTCGACAGTGAAATCCTCTCCACCGAACAGGCGCTGACCGGCTTCGAACGCCTGGTGATCATCGGCGATGCCGGACAGGGTAAAACCACTTTGCTGCAATGGCTCACGGTGCAATGCGGCCGTCAGGACTTTAGCGGCGATAAAGCCCCCTGGAATCAAAAGGTACCTGTGATCATTAAATTACGCCAAGTATTACACCGCAAACAGCTACCGGGGAAATCTGACTTTTATGCCCTGATGGTGGAAGATTGCCAGGTTGAACAAAGCCATCAGAACTGGCTTGATGCGGTACTTGATGATAAAAGAGCCATTATCATGATCGACGGCTTTGATGAAGTCCCGGAAAACCGCCGCCTTGAGGTCATGAACTGGATCAAAACCCTGTGCCGGGAGTATGCCGGCAATCAGTTCATGCTCACTTCCAGGCCTTCCGCCTACCAGGATAATACCCTCAAAGCCCTCAATTTCCAGGCGGTAAAACTGCAAAGCATGGATCAGGGCGCCCAGCAAAGCTTTATCGAACACTGGCACCAGGCGGTGGCGCTGGAATACGATAAAACCAAACCCGATGCCTATGCCGGCGAAGGAGAAAACCTGCTGCAACAGCTGAAATTGCAACGGCCTTTACGCACCCTGGCGCAAAATCCGCTGTTGTGCGGCGTACTTTGCATGCTGCACCATGACCGCAGCGGTTACCTGCCGAAAAACCGCACCGACCTCTACCAGGCCACCAGCCGGATGTTTTTAGACAGCCGCGACCGGGAAAAGAAAATCATCGAAGACGAGCGCTTTGTCCTGCTCGATCATCAGGACAAAGTGATTCTACTCGCCTATGTCGCCCACTGGATGACGCAAAAAAAATTGATCAGCCTCACCCCGGATAACTTGCTGGCCCGGCTGGCAGAAAAACTCAACAATTTACCTAAGCTCAATAAACAGCTGAGTGCAGAAGATCTGAAAAGTTTTTTCCTGGAACGCAGCGGTTTATTGCAAGCCGTTGGCGCCGGTGAAATCCAGTTTGCCCACAGATCTTTCCAGGAATTCTTTACCGCAGAATATTTAATGGTGAAACGGGACTGGGCGACCTTAAGAAAGAACGCCAGCAAAGATTACTGGCACGGCACCATACAACTGGCGATCGGCCTGTGTCAATCCCGGGAGGATAATGAAAAGTACCTGAGTAAACTACTGGAAAAGGCGGAAAAATTTGACAGCCAACACAACGAAAATCAGGCTATCAGCCTGTATCTGCTGGTGCTCAGCTGCAAGGAAGGCCTGAGAGAGATTTCACCTGAATTTGCCGACAAACTCGACGGCATAATTCCCAAAATCATACCGCCGCCCTCAGCCAAGGTACGGGACGCCCTCTCCAACGCCGGTGAGCTGGCCATCCCCCACCTGAAACGGCCACAGCAGCGTTCAATACAAAAAGATCATTATTGTGCTTACGCCCTGATACAAATCGCCACCGCAGAGGCTTATGTATTATTGCTCGATTATTTCAAAGATAACCGGGAAAGTTACCGGGAAAAAATCACCCGGGATATCGAAAAAATGGACGGGGATATCGCCAAAGAAGCACAACTGGCCAAGTTAATGATTAAGCAGGGTCTGGACAAGTTTCCACAGCCCCTGTGCAGAAAAATGGCCTTTCTGTGCCAGTCTCCGCCTTTACTGGCGGCCTATGCCGAAGAAGAAGATCCCAACTTGAGCGATTGGGAACTCTCCCAGGGCCTGGCGCCCCTGGTGATATTTAAAAACCTGTACACCCTGGATCTGGGACACGCATATATCGAGGACTTTTCGCCATTAGCTAAACTGACAGCACTGGAAGAACTCAACGCCAGTTACAGCGAAACTGAAGATTTAGCGCCCCTCAGTCACCTGAGAGAATTACACACCCTGGAACTTGAAGGCGCCAATATCCAGGACTTGCTCCCCTTGGCCAACCTCACTGAACTGCAGATCCTCAATCTACATTATACCGAAGTTAAAGACCTAACCCCCTTAGCAAAGCTCAGCAATTTACGGGAGCTTTACCTGGAAGAAACGGAGGTAGAAAAGCTGACCGGACTGAAAAAACTCACCGCCTTACAAATCCTCGAATTAAGTTACAACGAAATCGACGACTTAAGCCCGTTGGCAAAGCTGAACCGGCTGGAGAGACTTCAATTGGCAGCAACCAATGTCCGTGACTTAACCCCGCTGGAAAAACTCAGCCGTTTACGTTTTTTGGATCTCGATGAGACCTTGGTGGAAGACCTGACACCGCTGGCAAAACTGAGTCAACTGCAAACCCTTTATTTGAGCAACACAGCTATCAAAGACTTAACCCCCCTGAAAAACCTTAAAAGCTTAAAAGAACTTTATGTTCGCGACTGCAATCTCTCGGATATTAACGAACTTAAAAAAACCTTACCCGGCTGCCGCATTTACACTTAA
- a CDS encoding SDR family oxidoreductase, with protein MGFSISNKVALVTGANRGIGQAIVESFLKHGAKKVYLAVRNTGSTKALEQAYGDKVVSLQLDVSDNSSIQLAAAQAGDVDVLVNNAGVLMPANSLSEHAEEALSKELDVNVFGLIRVAKAFSAILEQNRGALVQLNSVASIKNFADLSTYSASKAASYSITQGIREQLAPKGVSVLSVHPGPIATDMAAQAGFDGEADSTASVSEGIVAALAAGDFHLFPDTVAKQFEAAYQGYAGALIPETLTA; from the coding sequence ATGGGTTTTTCAATCAGCAATAAAGTGGCATTGGTAACAGGAGCAAACCGCGGCATAGGCCAAGCCATTGTCGAATCCTTCCTTAAACACGGAGCGAAAAAAGTGTATCTGGCGGTGCGAAATACCGGGTCGACCAAAGCACTTGAGCAGGCCTATGGTGATAAGGTGGTGAGCCTGCAATTGGATGTTTCTGACAATAGCTCTATTCAATTGGCAGCCGCTCAGGCAGGTGATGTAGATGTGTTGGTCAATAACGCCGGGGTGCTTATGCCGGCAAATTCCCTGAGTGAACATGCCGAAGAGGCGTTATCGAAAGAGTTGGATGTCAATGTTTTTGGCCTGATCCGGGTAGCCAAAGCTTTCTCCGCTATTTTAGAGCAAAACCGGGGCGCCCTGGTACAGCTTAATTCGGTGGCTTCGATCAAAAACTTTGCCGATTTATCAACTTATTCCGCCTCCAAGGCTGCTTCATATTCCATTACCCAGGGCATACGTGAACAACTTGCTCCCAAAGGGGTGAGTGTTTTGAGTGTACACCCGGGACCGATTGCTACCGATATGGCGGCTCAGGCCGGATTCGATGGCGAAGCTGACTCGACCGCTTCGGTTTCCGAGGGCATTGTTGCTGCCTTGGCGGCGGGGGATTTTCATTTATTCCCGGATACTGTGGCTAAGCAGTTTGAAGCGGCATACCAGGGTTATGCCGGGGCGCTTATTCCTGAAACGCTTACCGCCTGA
- a CDS encoding TetR/AcrR family transcriptional regulator, giving the protein MAGGRKLEFDKQQALEAAMQVFWQKGYLGASLSDLTSSMGINKPSMYSTFGNKEKLFLQATEYYIEHHGKSHLAFLSLPDTSLRIRLRKFLNSVISAQFENSNPKGCYVMLCMTEAASGDMPEQARELISEAAGLFPALLEALFKQDKEAISLGLDKNAKSNALTLATLLNGTAAMARADYCQADLQPVIDNTLNGIGL; this is encoded by the coding sequence ATGGCCGGAGGCAGAAAACTTGAATTTGATAAGCAGCAAGCTTTAGAGGCGGCAATGCAGGTGTTTTGGCAAAAGGGCTACTTGGGGGCTTCACTTTCAGATCTCACCTCAAGCATGGGTATCAATAAACCCAGCATGTACAGCACTTTTGGCAATAAGGAAAAGCTGTTCCTGCAGGCGACCGAGTATTACATCGAGCACCATGGCAAAAGCCATCTAGCCTTTTTGTCTTTGCCGGACACCAGCTTAAGGATACGGTTAAGAAAATTCCTAAATTCGGTGATCAGCGCACAGTTTGAAAACTCAAACCCGAAAGGCTGTTATGTGATGTTATGCATGACAGAAGCCGCCAGCGGCGATATGCCCGAGCAAGCCCGGGAATTAATCTCAGAGGCTGCGGGACTTTTTCCGGCATTATTGGAAGCCTTGTTTAAACAAGACAAAGAAGCCATTTCATTGGGGCTGGATAAAAACGCCAAAAGCAATGCCCTGACCCTGGCAACCTTACTCAATGGCACCGCGGCTATGGCCAGGGCCGATTATTGCCAGGCTGATTTACAGCCGGTCATTGATAATACCCTTAATGGCATAGGACTTTAA
- a CDS encoding glycoside hydrolase family 16 protein, translated as MMMKISKTAQGIACSVALLTTHNAIAAWADFSSNDIAIVQSQPVFDRINRVYTVQLEISNFSSAAIKGPLRVLIENASIALSNQSGETDSGIPYVELAKRQLGVNETTTLAVNFALERKALSFEASLQSDNSPAANWNLVWSDEFDGNSLDLSKWQHEVNCWGGGNGEQQCYTDRVENTVVADGKLNIIARREDFTGPDNVDGNLGSVTTLPYTSARLRTMNQGDWKYGRFEVKAKLPHGQGSWSGIWMLPTDWVFGGWAASGEIDIVEAVNLKTQSDEEGAAAGELEARVHGTLHYGKAWPENVYSGTEYKLPGGVNPADDYHVYAVEWQEGEIRWYVDDVHYATQRESGWYSQYIDNDGDLVNAPGSAPYDQAFHMLLNLAVGGAWAGNVNDTGIDESAFPQTLAIDYVRVYECSVSPDTGAGCATVAEDAELVEGHQPPQLPDPVDNFGQGAVFDLYIDNLYKGLAFNSYNPDGAISYQEVAVDGRGTVLQISKTGATGNLYFEYSPRVNLGLWQEYGELVFDVKVSSQAENSELLVKLDSGWPAVSDYAVPVGALNEWQQVRIAVAELLAGGNRFSPGNFADISDIINPLVIEPTGTMELQLDNVRFEYNLAHVDSAVIFDDNLHAPFDYLQYVGSGSVDTELVDSGDAEHGDVARMSFNTDEAVVFFQGKQDKSGTPLQLDISEFSTVEFDVKVLADPRETRDFMIKMDCGNPCGSGDYPIAAPPIGVWTSYQIAIADLVNHGGSSLDVTKVDTPLVIFPAWGNQQGVVMQVDNVRLSKDADVELPPVPPSPVVVTGGLALYQEQLEQNWALWDCCANAAISEVVDSHQGKVVNVDFFGASGTVSGLIAEAEHDLTAISQGTLEFDFKLVDAALDSSAQILLKVEAKNGSAAQLELAASVEGQAPVLGNWQHFTFKLADLAALGLALSEVDKVLIFPEWGKARGAVYQLDNVKLLP; from the coding sequence ATGATGATGAAAATTTCAAAAACGGCTCAGGGCATTGCATGCTCTGTTGCCTTATTAACCACTCACAATGCTATTGCCGCCTGGGCAGACTTTTCCTCAAACGATATTGCCATCGTTCAGTCTCAGCCGGTTTTTGACCGTATTAACCGGGTATATACGGTTCAACTGGAGATCAGCAATTTTTCGTCAGCGGCGATCAAGGGGCCGCTGCGGGTATTGATCGAAAATGCCAGTATTGCGCTAAGCAACCAAAGCGGCGAAACCGACTCGGGTATTCCTTATGTTGAGCTGGCAAAGCGCCAGCTGGGCGTCAATGAAACTACAACCCTGGCGGTTAACTTCGCCCTTGAAAGGAAAGCATTGAGTTTTGAGGCTTCCCTGCAAAGCGATAACAGTCCAGCTGCCAACTGGAACCTGGTATGGAGCGATGAATTTGACGGCAATAGTTTAGATCTCAGCAAGTGGCAGCATGAGGTTAATTGCTGGGGCGGCGGTAACGGCGAGCAGCAATGTTATACCGACCGGGTGGAGAACACAGTTGTTGCCGACGGCAAACTCAATATCATCGCCCGCAGGGAAGACTTTACCGGCCCGGATAATGTCGACGGTAATTTGGGCAGTGTTACTACTTTACCCTATACCTCTGCCAGATTACGTACCATGAATCAGGGGGACTGGAAATATGGCCGCTTTGAAGTTAAAGCGAAATTGCCGCACGGCCAGGGCAGCTGGAGCGGGATTTGGATGCTGCCTACCGACTGGGTTTTTGGCGGCTGGGCGGCTTCCGGTGAAATCGATATTGTCGAAGCGGTGAACTTGAAAACCCAGTCGGATGAAGAAGGCGCCGCGGCAGGGGAGCTTGAAGCCAGGGTACACGGCACTTTGCATTACGGTAAAGCCTGGCCGGAAAATGTCTATTCGGGCACGGAATATAAATTGCCCGGCGGTGTAAATCCTGCCGACGATTATCATGTTTATGCTGTTGAATGGCAGGAAGGGGAGATCCGCTGGTATGTAGACGACGTGCATTACGCCACCCAAAGGGAAAGCGGCTGGTACAGCCAATATATCGATAACGATGGCGACTTGGTCAATGCCCCCGGCAGTGCCCCGTACGATCAGGCCTTTCATATGTTGTTAAACCTGGCCGTCGGCGGTGCCTGGGCCGGAAATGTTAACGATACCGGTATCGATGAGTCTGCGTTCCCGCAAACCCTGGCGATAGATTATGTCCGGGTGTATGAATGTTCGGTTAGTCCGGATACCGGAGCCGGTTGTGCTACGGTTGCTGAGGATGCCGAGCTGGTTGAAGGGCATCAACCGCCACAGCTCCCGGATCCGGTGGATAACTTTGGCCAGGGGGCGGTGTTCGACCTGTACATAGACAACTTATACAAAGGCCTGGCCTTTAACAGCTACAACCCCGATGGCGCTATCAGTTACCAGGAGGTTGCCGTTGACGGTCGGGGGACGGTACTGCAGATCAGTAAAACCGGCGCAACCGGTAATCTGTATTTTGAATATAGCCCCCGGGTCAACCTTGGCCTGTGGCAGGAATACGGCGAGCTGGTATTTGATGTGAAAGTAAGCAGCCAGGCTGAGAACAGCGAGTTACTGGTGAAACTGGACAGCGGCTGGCCTGCGGTCAGTGACTATGCGGTGCCTGTCGGGGCATTAAATGAGTGGCAGCAAGTACGTATTGCTGTTGCCGAATTACTGGCCGGGGGCAATCGTTTCTCGCCGGGTAATTTTGCCGATATCAGCGATATCATCAACCCTTTGGTTATCGAACCGACCGGGACCATGGAGTTGCAGCTGGATAACGTGCGTTTTGAATATAACCTGGCACATGTCGACAGTGCGGTGATTTTTGATGACAATTTGCATGCGCCTTTTGATTACCTGCAATATGTCGGCAGTGGCTCGGTGGATACGGAGCTGGTCGACAGTGGCGATGCAGAGCATGGCGATGTTGCCCGGATGAGCTTTAATACCGATGAAGCCGTGGTATTTTTCCAGGGCAAGCAAGATAAAAGCGGGACGCCTTTACAGCTTGATATCAGTGAATTTTCCACAGTGGAGTTTGATGTAAAAGTGCTTGCCGATCCCAGGGAAACGCGTGATTTTATGATCAAAATGGATTGCGGCAACCCCTGCGGCTCGGGAGATTATCCGATAGCCGCCCCCCCAATCGGTGTCTGGACCTCCTATCAAATCGCCATTGCCGACCTGGTCAATCACGGCGGTTCATCGCTTGATGTGACCAAAGTCGATACCCCCTTAGTGATCTTTCCTGCCTGGGGTAACCAGCAGGGGGTGGTGATGCAAGTGGATAATGTCCGGTTAAGCAAAGACGCGGATGTCGAATTGCCGCCGGTGCCGCCGTCACCTGTAGTAGTCACCGGTGGGCTGGCCTTGTATCAAGAGCAATTGGAGCAAAACTGGGCACTTTGGGATTGCTGCGCCAATGCCGCTATCAGCGAAGTGGTCGATAGCCATCAGGGCAAGGTGGTCAATGTCGACTTTTTCGGAGCTTCGGGCACGGTTTCCGGCTTAATTGCCGAAGCCGAACATGATTTAACCGCAATCAGTCAGGGCACGCTTGAGTTCGATTTTAAGCTTGTTGATGCCGCCCTTGATAGCAGTGCGCAGATCTTGCTTAAAGTGGAAGCAAAAAATGGCTCGGCAGCGCAGCTTGAACTGGCGGCAAGCGTTGAAGGGCAGGCACCTGTCCTTGGCAATTGGCAACATTTTACCTTTAAACTTGCGGATCTGGCAGCGCTTGGCTTAGCGTTGAGTGAGGTGGATAAAGTGCTGATATTTCCTGAGTGGGGTAAAGCCCGGGGCGCGGTTTATCAGCTGGATAATGTTAAGCTACTGCCATAA